A single Ctenopharyngodon idella isolate HZGC_01 chromosome 22, HZGC01, whole genome shotgun sequence DNA region contains:
- the LOC127504608 gene encoding tumor protein p53-inducible nuclear protein 2 isoform X1, which translates to MFQRLSTLFFGSVEEVTPELKGPKPCVTEADEEGWLLVNLPVEDGPEAASVARPRPRSECHASQICGPSPHTCRNRRTRAGRTQAAHPSSPSICSPPDPASFSHLESVEVNVLLSERGSCSCSDCSMDESWFVTPPPCFTAEGATAEASPMEDLLIEHPSMSVYVSPGPLPPVEESTTSLAGSISRMSESAMPAMTRSSMTTRVTRGAAAQAGALAKVTQVSRVQRAKARTERRHLARNRIQRQNRVREQVQRRATHTRNSFLHQPCQRNICH; encoded by the exons ATGTTCCAGCGGCTCAGTACTCTGTTCTTTGGAAGCGTGGAAGAAGTTACTCCGGAGCTGAAGGGACCAAAGCCCTGTGTGACTGAGGCTGATGAAGAGGGATGGCTCCTGGTCAATCTGCCTG TCGAGGATGGGCCAGAGGCAGCATCAGTAGCACGCCCCCGTCCCCGCAGTGAATGTCATGCATCTCAGATATGTGGCCCCTCTCCTCATACCTGCAGAAATCGCAGGACTAGAGCAGGCAGGACACAGGCAGCACATCCTTCCTCCCCTTCCATCTGCTCTCCTCCTGATCCCGCCTCCTTCTCTCACCTTGAGTCAGTAGAAGTGAATGTGTTGTTAAGCGAGCGGGGCTCGTGCTCCTGTAGTGACTGCAGCATGGATGAGAGCTGGTTTGTCACCCCTCCCCCCTGTTTTACTGCAGAGGGAGCCACAGCGGAGGCTAGTCCCATGGAGGACCTCCTCATCGAACACCCCAGCATGTCCGTGTACGTCTCGCCTGGCCCTCTCCCTCCGGTGGAAGAGAGCACCACCAGTCTGGCTGGCAGTATTAG CAGGATGTCTGAATCAGCAATGCCCGCCATGACCAGGAGCAGCATGACGACACGGGTGACCCGGGGAGCGGCTGCACAGGCAGGTGCCCTAGCTAAAGTTACCCAGGTCTCCAGGGTCCAGAGGGCCAAAGCCCGCACTGAGCGTCGGCACCTGGCACGCAATCGCATACAGCGCCAAAACCGTGTGCGTGAACAGGTCCAACGGCGCGCGACCCACACCCGCAACTCCTTCCTGCACCAACCGTGCCAGCGCAACATCTGCCACTGA
- the LOC127504608 gene encoding tumor protein p53-inducible nuclear protein 2 isoform X2, whose product MFQRLSTLFFGSVEEVTPELKGPKPCVTEADEEGWLLVNLPEGATAEASPMEDLLIEHPSMSVYVSPGPLPPVEESTTSLAGSISRMSESAMPAMTRSSMTTRVTRGAAAQAGALAKVTQVSRVQRAKARTERRHLARNRIQRQNRVREQVQRRATHTRNSFLHQPCQRNICH is encoded by the exons ATGTTCCAGCGGCTCAGTACTCTGTTCTTTGGAAGCGTGGAAGAAGTTACTCCGGAGCTGAAGGGACCAAAGCCCTGTGTGACTGAGGCTGATGAAGAGGGATGGCTCCTGGTCAATCTGCCTG AGGGAGCCACAGCGGAGGCTAGTCCCATGGAGGACCTCCTCATCGAACACCCCAGCATGTCCGTGTACGTCTCGCCTGGCCCTCTCCCTCCGGTGGAAGAGAGCACCACCAGTCTGGCTGGCAGTATTAG CAGGATGTCTGAATCAGCAATGCCCGCCATGACCAGGAGCAGCATGACGACACGGGTGACCCGGGGAGCGGCTGCACAGGCAGGTGCCCTAGCTAAAGTTACCCAGGTCTCCAGGGTCCAGAGGGCCAAAGCCCGCACTGAGCGTCGGCACCTGGCACGCAATCGCATACAGCGCCAAAACCGTGTGCGTGAACAGGTCCAACGGCGCGCGACCCACACCCGCAACTCCTTCCTGCACCAACCGTGCCAGCGCAACATCTGCCACTGA